In Numidum massiliense, a single genomic region encodes these proteins:
- a CDS encoding phenylacetate--CoA ligase family protein: MILHRGVETMPRELLAALQLGRLKQTVARVSEKVPFYRERLAAARISADDIETLPHVAKLPFTTKSDLREHYPFGMLAVERTHLARVHASSGTKGKPTIVGYTSNDIRIWQELCARAIMCAGGKPGDLLHNAYGYGLFTGGLGLHYGGEGLGVTVVPVSGGFTERQVTLIRDLQPDGISATPSYMLAIAEKMEQLGLDPRETSLSYGIFGAEPWSDAMRRTIEQKLALKAVDIYGLSEVVGPGVAIECYEAQDGLHIGADHFYAEVVDPETGEVLPEGATGELVFTSLTKEAFPVIRYRTGDIASLTYTPCECGRTTPRMSRVKGRVDDMLIIRGVNVFPAEIEPVLLEHVELAPHYQLHLSKRGALDYCELHVELTAHYYAAHIAGRAKEQGADLRGASEPPYGLRYEYSNSEEIERCDAVHDLRLRLESKLRERLNVAAIIKFIRPGGIARSEGKAVRIVDRRTENVFETVQRDK; this comes from the coding sequence GTGATTTTGCATCGCGGAGTAGAGACAATGCCGCGGGAGCTGCTTGCGGCTTTACAGTTGGGGCGGTTAAAACAAACCGTCGCGCGCGTCAGCGAGAAGGTACCTTTTTACCGGGAACGCTTAGCTGCGGCGAGAATTTCCGCAGATGACATCGAGACGTTGCCGCATGTCGCCAAGTTGCCGTTTACGACAAAGAGTGACTTGCGCGAGCATTACCCGTTCGGTATGTTAGCTGTTGAACGGACGCATTTGGCGCGCGTACACGCGTCGTCTGGAACGAAAGGGAAACCGACGATCGTCGGATACACGAGCAATGACATTCGCATCTGGCAAGAGTTGTGCGCGCGGGCGATTATGTGTGCCGGGGGGAAACCGGGCGATCTGTTGCATAACGCCTACGGTTACGGCCTATTCACTGGCGGTCTCGGGTTACACTACGGCGGAGAAGGGCTCGGGGTGACGGTCGTCCCAGTGTCCGGAGGGTTTACCGAGCGGCAGGTGACACTCATACGCGATTTACAACCGGACGGCATTTCTGCGACGCCGTCGTACATGCTGGCGATTGCGGAAAAAATGGAACAGCTCGGTTTAGACCCGCGCGAGACGTCTCTCAGCTACGGCATTTTTGGCGCGGAACCTTGGTCAGACGCGATGCGTCGCACGATCGAGCAGAAATTGGCGCTCAAGGCGGTCGATATTTACGGTCTTAGCGAAGTGGTCGGACCCGGCGTCGCCATCGAGTGCTACGAGGCGCAAGACGGGTTGCACATCGGCGCCGACCACTTTTATGCGGAAGTTGTCGATCCCGAGACTGGGGAAGTGCTTCCCGAAGGGGCGACGGGGGAACTCGTCTTTACGTCGCTGACGAAAGAGGCGTTTCCTGTTATTCGGTACCGCACGGGCGATATCGCTTCGTTGACGTATACACCGTGCGAGTGCGGTCGTACAACACCGCGCATGTCTCGCGTAAAGGGGCGTGTCGACGACATGCTCATTATTCGCGGCGTGAACGTGTTTCCGGCTGAAATCGAACCCGTGCTGTTGGAACACGTGGAACTGGCGCCGCACTATCAGTTGCATTTAAGTAAGCGGGGCGCGCTCGATTATTGTGAACTGCACGTCGAGCTGACGGCACATTATTATGCGGCACACATTGCCGGACGCGCAAAGGAGCAGGGTGCGGATCTCAGGGGTGCTTCAGAACCACCTTATGGATTGCGGTACGAATATTCGAATAGCGAGGAGATTGAGAGGTGTGATGCTGTACACGACCTGCGGTTGCGGCTCGAAAGTAAGTTACGAGAACGGCTCAATGTGGCGGCTATAATTAAGTTCATCCGTCCAGGCGGCATTGCGCGCAGTGAAGGGAAAGCGGTGCGCATCGTCGACCGACGAACGGAGAACGTCTTCGAAACAGTTCAACGTGACAAATAA
- a CDS encoding dihydrolipoamide acetyltransferase family protein, which translates to MAVDVRLPDIGEGMQEGEIVRLLVREGERVVEDQGIVEVLTDKVVAEIPAPATGVVERVFVDAGTVVEVNGLLLRIAVEGDHSRDDSRKNSRTSPDPHRELPLIASDSTVHHVHSPTKRQQLVLAAPATRRLARELGVRLETVKGTGPGGRVLEEDVRRDSLRPDYSQISPERQNLDVLDRRDIDDNHGGDDRCDRMDNRDRHDSHDNIANHGGDNRDSRDLYDTHYVSGADPTNPNPSTDVSVATQSTKLDFNGLRGTIAKNMVKSAFTIPHVTHFEELDVTELIHLREQLKPKAEARGVKLTFLPFFLKALALALREYPVFNATWSAEGTDVYLHPHYHLGIAVDTAEGLVVPVIKDVDKKSLLTLAEEVQQLAEKARAQRLTRDDISGGTFTVSSVGARGGTSATPIIRHPEVALIAFHKIKARPVVVEAQDERTIVIRDMMNVSLSFDHRVTDGVRAVNFTNRLGELLADPQDLLLLM; encoded by the coding sequence ATGGCTGTAGACGTGCGTTTACCGGATATTGGGGAAGGGATGCAAGAAGGTGAAATCGTGCGACTGCTCGTCCGCGAAGGCGAGCGAGTCGTTGAAGATCAAGGGATTGTCGAAGTGCTGACGGACAAAGTCGTAGCGGAAATTCCCGCACCAGCCACAGGTGTCGTCGAACGCGTATTTGTCGACGCAGGAACGGTGGTCGAAGTGAACGGCTTACTTTTACGCATTGCCGTAGAGGGAGATCACAGTCGAGATGACAGTCGAAAAAACAGTCGAACAAGTCCCGATCCTCACAGGGAGCTTCCGCTCATCGCAAGCGACAGTACCGTGCACCATGTGCACTCGCCGACTAAGCGGCAACAACTCGTGCTAGCCGCTCCAGCCACGCGCCGCCTCGCGCGCGAACTAGGCGTGCGCCTCGAGACGGTAAAGGGTACAGGTCCAGGGGGGAGAGTACTAGAAGAAGATGTGCGCCGCGACTCATTGCGGCCAGACTATTCTCAAATTTCCCCGGAACGGCAGAACCTGGACGTGCTCGACCGTCGTGACATCGATGACAACCACGGTGGCGATGATCGTTGTGATCGCATGGACAACCGTGATAGACACGACTCTCATGATAACATAGCTAATCACGGTGGCGACAATCGCGACAGTCGCGATTTGTATGATACGCACTATGTTTCCGGGGCGGACCCAACTAACCCGAACCCGTCGACGGACGTTTCTGTCGCCACACAATCCACAAAGCTCGACTTTAATGGGCTGCGCGGCACGATTGCGAAAAATATGGTCAAATCCGCCTTTACGATTCCGCACGTCACCCATTTTGAGGAGTTGGACGTGACTGAGTTAATCCATCTTCGCGAGCAGTTGAAGCCGAAAGCAGAGGCGCGCGGCGTCAAGTTGACGTTCCTTCCTTTTTTTCTTAAAGCGTTAGCGTTGGCCTTGCGGGAGTATCCCGTCTTCAACGCGACGTGGAGTGCGGAAGGCACGGACGTTTATTTGCACCCGCACTATCACCTCGGCATCGCTGTCGATACAGCTGAAGGACTCGTCGTACCAGTGATCAAAGACGTGGACAAAAAAAGTTTACTGACGTTGGCAGAGGAAGTTCAACAGTTAGCCGAGAAGGCGCGGGCGCAGCGATTGACGCGGGATGACATCTCTGGCGGCACGTTTACCGTAAGCAGTGTCGGCGCGCGCGGTGGAACGTCCGCTACTCCGATCATTCGTCATCCGGAAGTTGCTCTCATCGCATTTCACAAAATAAAAGCGCGTCCTGTCGTCGTGGAGGCACAAGATGAACGGACGATTGTCATTCGCGATATGATGAATGTGTCCTTGTCGTTTGATCACCGCGTGACTGACGGTGTACGAGCGGTCAACTTTACGAACAGGCTTGGCGAACTGTTGGCCGATCCACAAGACTTGCTGCTTTTAATGTGA
- a CDS encoding Leu/Phe/Val dehydrogenase, which yields MHNEAAVWSISVYGGERKVFDKMREHEQVVFCNDPLTGLQGIIAIHNTTFGPAMGGCRMRPYASVDEALEDVLRLSKGMTYKCAAADVSFGGGKAVLIGDPHKDRSPDVFRAFGQFVESLGGRFYTGTDMGTTPEDFVHASKETSFIVGLPEVYGGSGDSSIPTARGVLYGIQATNAVVWGDEQLAGRTYAVQGLGKVGWKVAEQLLAEGADVYVTDVDETKMAQMAAHSETLPGTLRTVPERDIYGARADVFVPCAIGGVINDDTLDALKVKAIVGSANNQLLSRAHGVRLQQKGITYAPDYIVNSGGLIQVADELYGANKERVLQKTKTIYDTLRQVYAMAEGEGICTAAAADRVVEQRLAMQRARNNFFTRDTYRLTDVPPSGSK from the coding sequence ATGCATAACGAGGCGGCGGTGTGGAGTATATCTGTTTATGGGGGAGAGAGAAAAGTGTTTGACAAAATGCGAGAACACGAGCAAGTCGTGTTTTGCAACGATCCGCTAACGGGTTTGCAGGGGATCATTGCGATTCACAATACGACTTTTGGACCGGCGATGGGAGGGTGCCGCATGCGGCCGTACGCTTCGGTCGACGAGGCGCTCGAAGATGTGCTTAGGCTTTCCAAAGGAATGACTTACAAATGCGCAGCCGCTGATGTCTCTTTCGGCGGAGGAAAGGCGGTACTGATCGGCGACCCACACAAAGACAGATCGCCCGATGTATTTCGCGCGTTCGGTCAGTTTGTAGAGTCGTTAGGCGGGCGGTTTTATACGGGGACAGACATGGGGACGACGCCGGAAGACTTTGTGCACGCGAGTAAAGAAACATCTTTTATTGTCGGTTTGCCGGAAGTGTACGGTGGCAGTGGCGATTCGTCTATTCCGACGGCACGAGGCGTCCTTTACGGCATTCAAGCGACGAACGCCGTCGTTTGGGGCGATGAGCAACTGGCGGGGCGCACGTATGCGGTGCAAGGGTTAGGGAAGGTCGGCTGGAAAGTAGCGGAACAGTTGTTGGCCGAAGGTGCCGACGTGTACGTGACGGACGTCGACGAAACGAAAATGGCGCAGATGGCGGCGCACAGTGAAACGCTTCCTGGCACGCTGCGAACCGTCCCCGAACGCGACATATACGGAGCACGTGCAGACGTGTTTGTCCCTTGTGCTATCGGTGGAGTCATTAACGACGACACGCTTGACGCGTTAAAAGTAAAAGCTATCGTCGGCTCCGCGAACAACCAACTACTGTCGCGAGCGCACGGGGTAAGGTTACAGCAAAAAGGGATTACTTACGCGCCCGACTACATCGTGAACAGTGGCGGTTTAATTCAAGTGGCCGACGAACTGTACGGCGCGAACAAAGAGCGAGTGTTGCAAAAGACGAAAACGATTTACGATACGTTGCGACAAGTTTATGCCATGGCCGAGGGGGAAGGCATATGCACGGCAGCAGCGGCCGATCGCGTCGTCGAACAGCGCCTCGCCATGCAACGCGCGCGCAACAATTTTTTTACAAGGGACACATACCGGTTAACGGACGTACCACCCAGCGGTAGTAAGTGA
- a CDS encoding ABC transporter substrate-binding protein: MTIKQRSLTILLTLALLAGCSNFYKKGGTATPSNKTLTILTAKSAHATAWQSVIPDFEKETSIKVKVLEVAPEKFHKTLRQKFSEANADFDVAYVPLNWVSDLYQPGDIGAIAEGEKIKEWPLKDFSGIDNAFFGKKNKLYFIPYMQETHGIVYRTDLFNDPTERANFQKKHGSKLEPPKTLQQYRQLAEFFHRPYKNINGVTLAGKGNMLTGFQFYDRLFNYGGNLYDSNFHAAFNNEAGVKALKDLKQLMRYASPDAKRFSWTDAANEFLQGRSAMAEMTTSLALAAQNPQRSKVVGKVGFTPFPGADATARSKASPATVPRLYVPYGFVRVQKSTLKKEAAQWIEFATRKAAMEKAAPQGNIPSRYSVLVSKKLNDKYPFYRQHAAALKNVKWRPLPHIAEGDTIATEIVPNAVAEYLNDQLTAEEALEKAARQTEDLLKRHGYYKK, translated from the coding sequence ATGACGATTAAACAGCGTTCGCTAACCATTTTGCTCACTTTAGCACTGCTCGCGGGCTGCTCCAACTTTTATAAAAAAGGCGGTACTGCCACCCCGAGTAACAAAACGCTGACCATTCTAACGGCAAAAAGCGCGCATGCCACCGCTTGGCAGTCGGTCATTCCCGACTTTGAAAAAGAGACGAGCATTAAAGTGAAGGTACTCGAAGTTGCCCCAGAGAAATTCCATAAAACGTTGCGGCAAAAGTTTTCGGAGGCAAACGCTGACTTCGATGTCGCCTATGTCCCACTGAATTGGGTGTCTGACCTGTATCAGCCTGGCGACATCGGTGCGATCGCAGAAGGGGAAAAAATTAAAGAGTGGCCACTGAAAGATTTTAGCGGGATCGACAACGCTTTTTTTGGCAAGAAAAACAAGCTCTACTTTATTCCGTATATGCAGGAAACACACGGCATCGTCTATCGGACCGACTTGTTTAACGACCCGACCGAACGGGCCAATTTCCAAAAAAAGCACGGCAGCAAACTCGAACCGCCCAAAACGTTACAGCAGTATCGCCAACTCGCCGAGTTTTTCCACCGTCCCTACAAAAACATAAACGGTGTCACTTTAGCGGGGAAGGGGAATATGCTGACAGGTTTCCAATTTTATGATCGGTTGTTCAACTACGGCGGCAACTTGTACGACAGTAACTTCCATGCCGCGTTTAATAACGAAGCGGGCGTCAAAGCATTAAAAGACCTTAAGCAACTGATGCGCTATGCGTCGCCGGACGCTAAACGGTTCAGCTGGACAGACGCCGCTAACGAGTTTTTGCAAGGTCGCAGTGCGATGGCCGAAATGACGACGTCGCTCGCCCTCGCGGCGCAAAACCCGCAGCGCTCGAAAGTCGTCGGGAAGGTCGGATTTACACCGTTCCCGGGTGCAGACGCAACCGCGCGGTCGAAAGCGTCGCCGGCAACAGTGCCCCGGCTGTACGTCCCGTACGGCTTTGTCCGGGTGCAAAAGTCGACTCTTAAAAAAGAAGCGGCACAATGGATTGAATTTGCGACTCGAAAAGCCGCGATGGAAAAAGCAGCACCGCAGGGCAACATTCCTTCCCGTTACTCAGTGTTAGTAAGTAAAAAGCTGAACGACAAGTACCCTTTTTATCGCCAGCACGCCGCTGCGCTAAAAAATGTGAAGTGGCGACCACTACCGCACATTGCGGAAGGCGATACGATTGCGACGGAGATTGTCCCGAATGCAGTAGCGGAATATTTAAACGATCAATTGACTGCCGAAGAAGCGTTAGAAAAAGCTGCACGGCAAACGGAAGACCTACTAAAGCGGCACGGTTACTATAAGAAATAA
- the kapD gene encoding 3'-5' exonuclease KapD — MNQYLFVDFEFTMPEGKKRQQPCRKNGNNRFFAEIIEVGIVSVIGGQIYDTFSSYVRPEHFPVLSERCKTFLGISQDAVDDGISFSQLVETFDAYIQLAPTIVVTWGDGDMIVLRRNCYRANLPFPNPFRTLDLADEYRRFFGDRNLTSLRNAIRAYGQNGTGQQHKALDDALTTYEVFKRFEKDKRYLQPPKKTTIADRFDFAAILERFA; from the coding sequence ATGAATCAATATTTATTTGTCGATTTTGAGTTCACGATGCCCGAAGGAAAAAAACGTCAACAACCGTGTAGAAAAAACGGCAATAACCGATTTTTTGCAGAAATTATTGAGGTGGGGATCGTGTCGGTCATCGGGGGGCAAATATACGATACGTTCTCCAGCTACGTGCGGCCAGAGCACTTTCCCGTCTTGAGCGAGCGATGCAAGACGTTCCTCGGCATCTCGCAAGATGCGGTCGACGATGGAATATCATTTTCACAGCTCGTAGAGACGTTTGACGCGTACATTCAGTTGGCACCGACGATCGTCGTGACGTGGGGGGACGGCGATATGATTGTCTTGCGGCGCAATTGTTATCGGGCAAACCTACCATTTCCGAATCCGTTTAGAACACTTGACTTAGCTGATGAGTACCGTCGTTTTTTCGGCGATCGCAACTTAACGAGTTTACGCAATGCCATTCGCGCTTACGGCCAAAATGGGACAGGCCAGCAGCATAAAGCTCTCGACGATGCGTTGACGACGTACGAGGTGTTCAAGCGGTTTGAGAAAGATAAGCGGTATTTACAGCCGCCAAAAAAGACGACGATCGCCGACCGCTTCGATTTTGCCGCCATTTTAGAACGGTTTGCGTGA
- a CDS encoding alpha-ketoacid dehydrogenase subunit beta — translation MTAQTMRKMNMVQALNDALDVKLATDERVLVLGEDVGVNGGVFRVTDRLYEKYGDERVIDTPLAESGIVGTAIGMALNGLLPVAEMQFLGFLYPAFEQIVSHVARLRVRSQGQYTVPLVIRAPMGAGVRAPELHSESVESFFVHTPGLKVVVPSRPADAKGLLISAIEDPDPVIFLEPTKVYRSQKEEVPSGLYRVPIGKGVRVQSGDDMTVIAWGAMVSVALEAAQRLKRAHGWTADVIDLRTLAPLDRDLVVASIKKTGRVTIVHEAHQTGGLGGELAALISEEAFYYLRSPLKRVCGYDVPVPAFAVEDDYLPTAARVTAAMVESITA, via the coding sequence ATGACGGCGCAGACGATGCGGAAGATGAATATGGTGCAAGCGCTCAACGATGCGCTCGATGTGAAATTAGCCACCGACGAACGAGTCCTCGTACTCGGTGAAGACGTCGGTGTCAACGGCGGCGTCTTTCGCGTGACGGATCGGCTATACGAAAAGTACGGCGACGAGCGAGTCATCGATACGCCGCTGGCAGAGTCGGGGATCGTCGGTACGGCAATCGGAATGGCCTTAAACGGGCTGTTGCCAGTCGCAGAAATGCAATTTCTCGGTTTTCTTTACCCCGCCTTCGAGCAAATTGTTTCTCACGTCGCGCGCTTACGCGTGCGCTCGCAAGGTCAATATACGGTGCCGCTCGTCATACGCGCACCGATGGGTGCAGGTGTGCGCGCCCCAGAGCTGCATTCGGAAAGTGTGGAGTCGTTTTTCGTTCACACCCCAGGATTGAAAGTCGTCGTTCCTAGTCGTCCTGCCGATGCGAAAGGGTTGCTCATCTCCGCGATTGAAGATCCAGACCCGGTGATCTTTCTCGAACCGACCAAGGTCTATCGTAGTCAAAAAGAAGAGGTACCGAGCGGGCTTTACCGCGTGCCAATCGGGAAGGGCGTCCGTGTACAGAGCGGTGACGACATGACGGTGATCGCTTGGGGGGCGATGGTATCGGTCGCATTAGAAGCTGCACAGCGCTTAAAGCGCGCACACGGTTGGACGGCTGACGTGATCGATTTGCGTACCCTCGCCCCGCTCGACCGCGATCTCGTCGTCGCTTCGATAAAAAAAACGGGCCGTGTGACCATCGTGCACGAAGCGCACCAAACGGGCGGCTTAGGCGGTGAACTCGCTGCACTCATTAGCGAAGAAGCGTTTTATTACTTGCGATCGCCGCTGAAACGCGTTTGCGGTTACGACGTCCCCGTGCCCGCTTTTGCCGTGGAGGACGACTATTTGCCGACGGCTGCTAGAGTCACTGCCGCGATGGTCGAGTCGATCACTGCTTAA
- a CDS encoding YeiH family protein translates to MYRWLGGISFTLAIASLGWGLALVPGFNRVGPLACAIVIAVAYRQLFGYPEAIRSGIQFSAKKLLRLAIILYGLKLNIDVILHQGLGLLAIDVGIIAFAIIFTVMLAKWLKADASLSLLLGVGTGVCGAAAIAAVSPIVKAKEEDTAIGVGIIALMGTVFAIGYTLLRPFLPLADVDYGIWSGFSLHELAHVALAAAPAGEDALAVALLAKLGRVFLLVPLCFILMYWMKRSGKANEDTTVDFPWFLIGFIAMSLFGSYVLGTFITVPQAAMDAISTTTTFILTMAMVGLGLNVSLHDVRTKGMLPLLAMTITSLLLSVVTYVVAANM, encoded by the coding sequence ATGTACCGCTGGCTGGGAGGTATCTCGTTTACATTAGCAATCGCCTCGCTCGGATGGGGATTGGCACTCGTTCCCGGTTTTAACCGCGTCGGCCCGCTCGCTTGCGCCATCGTTATCGCCGTTGCGTATCGGCAACTGTTCGGATACCCAGAAGCGATCCGTTCCGGTATCCAGTTTTCAGCAAAAAAACTATTGCGCCTAGCAATTATTTTGTACGGTTTGAAGTTAAATATCGACGTCATTTTGCACCAAGGTCTAGGATTGTTGGCAATCGACGTCGGGATTATCGCTTTCGCTATCATTTTTACGGTTATGCTGGCAAAGTGGCTAAAAGCCGATGCGTCGTTATCACTGCTGTTAGGAGTCGGTACGGGCGTGTGCGGGGCGGCGGCGATTGCAGCAGTCTCGCCAATCGTCAAAGCAAAAGAAGAAGATACCGCGATCGGCGTCGGGATTATCGCCTTAATGGGAACCGTGTTTGCGATCGGTTACACCCTCTTACGTCCGTTCTTGCCGCTCGCCGACGTCGATTACGGCATTTGGTCGGGATTTAGTTTGCACGAGCTTGCCCACGTCGCCTTAGCAGCCGCACCAGCTGGCGAAGACGCGCTCGCTGTCGCGCTACTGGCGAAACTCGGTCGCGTCTTTCTCCTCGTACCTCTCTGCTTCATTTTAATGTACTGGATGAAGCGCTCCGGAAAAGCAAACGAGGATACGACGGTCGACTTTCCTTGGTTCCTGATCGGCTTTATCGCCATGAGTCTGTTTGGCAGCTACGTCCTCGGTACGTTCATAACTGTTCCGCAAGCGGCTATGGACGCGATCTCGACAACGACGACGTTTATTTTAACGATGGCAATGGTCGGGCTAGGGTTGAACGTCAGCTTGCACGACGTACGCACGAAAGGCATGCTGCCGCTACTGGCGATGACGATTACGTCGCTCTTGCTGTCGGTCGTTACGTATGTGGTCGCTGCGAATATGTAA
- the pdhA gene encoding pyruvate dehydrogenase (acetyl-transferring) E1 component subunit alpha, whose protein sequence is MVQLLAPNGELQDDGETWDMPFFEKMYRQMLLARTFDRKAIRLQRQGRIGTYAPFEGQEAAQIGSAAALRDDDWMFPTYRDHAAMIAFGDDLVQQFIYWMGRVEGGRTTRQRHILPPSVPIATQMLHAVGVAWAAKLKREQTVAIVYFGDGATSEGDFHEALNFAGVFQVPVIFFCQNNGYAISVPFSRQSAAKTVAERGQAYRIPSVRVDGNDVFAVKQVSEQAVRRAAGGGGPTLIEAVTFRYGAHTTADDAAKYRAQEELTARWREKDPLKRVQLLLAHHGKWDETRERAWQQEATARVEEALKLAESAPKPDPAAMFEHVTAEKSWLLYEQQQRVMRAHREASNKNDWGVAFV, encoded by the coding sequence ATGGTACAGCTGCTTGCCCCGAACGGGGAATTGCAAGATGACGGCGAAACGTGGGACATGCCATTCTTTGAAAAAATGTACAGGCAGATGCTGCTCGCTCGCACGTTTGACCGCAAAGCGATTCGGTTGCAGCGGCAAGGGCGCATCGGCACATACGCGCCGTTCGAGGGACAGGAGGCAGCCCAAATCGGGAGTGCGGCTGCACTGCGGGACGACGACTGGATGTTTCCGACGTATCGCGACCACGCCGCAATGATCGCCTTCGGCGACGACCTCGTGCAACAGTTCATTTATTGGATGGGTCGCGTCGAAGGTGGACGTACCACGCGTCAGCGGCACATTTTGCCGCCGTCTGTACCGATTGCGACGCAAATGTTGCACGCAGTCGGCGTCGCTTGGGCGGCGAAACTGAAGCGGGAACAAACGGTCGCAATCGTCTATTTTGGCGACGGGGCGACATCGGAAGGCGACTTTCACGAGGCGTTAAACTTTGCCGGTGTTTTTCAAGTGCCCGTCATCTTTTTTTGCCAAAATAACGGCTATGCGATTAGCGTCCCGTTTTCGCGTCAGTCGGCGGCAAAAACGGTGGCCGAACGGGGACAGGCATACCGCATACCGAGTGTGCGCGTCGACGGTAACGACGTGTTTGCAGTCAAACAGGTGAGCGAACAAGCGGTGCGGCGCGCTGCGGGCGGAGGCGGCCCCACTTTGATTGAAGCGGTAACTTTCCGTTACGGGGCGCATACGACGGCAGACGACGCCGCCAAGTACCGCGCCCAAGAGGAGTTGACCGCACGCTGGCGGGAGAAGGATCCTTTAAAACGGGTGCAGTTGTTACTCGCGCACCATGGTAAGTGGGATGAAACGCGGGAGCGCGCGTGGCAACAGGAGGCGACGGCGCGCGTCGAAGAGGCGTTAAAGCTGGCGGAATCAGCACCAAAGCCAGATCCAGCGGCAATGTTTGAGCATGTGACAGCGGAAAAAAGCTGGCTGCTCTACGAGCAGCAACAACGAGTGATGCGCGCCCACCGCGAGGCGTCTAACAAAAACGATTGGGGGGTGGCCTTCGTATGA
- a CDS encoding cation diffusion facilitator family transporter encodes MRSSRVAALSIVSNTSLVVLKIIIGALTGSVAIVSEAIHSGLDLVASVIAYISVRTSHQPPDRSHPFGHGKIENVSGTIETLLIFIAGAWIIYESASKLLSPTTLRLPYLGIAVMLFGALVNFLVGRKIGRVGEETKSVAMKSNALHLMTDVYTSLGVAASLMLVSVTGMHVLDPLIAIGIALFIMKEALDLGKESFLPLVDVSLTDKEHRQIISILKRYAHEYIEFHDLRTRRSGPEEHIDLHLVVAADKTVAEAHSLCDRVEADIRSSFPQAQILIHIEPESERGQAELPLP; translated from the coding sequence ATGCGTTCATCCCGCGTCGCTGCATTATCGATCGTCAGTAATACAAGTCTCGTCGTTTTAAAAATTATTATCGGGGCGTTAACGGGTTCAGTCGCGATCGTTTCGGAAGCGATCCATTCCGGTCTCGACCTCGTCGCTTCAGTAATTGCTTATATTTCCGTGCGCACGTCGCACCAGCCACCTGACCGTTCGCACCCTTTTGGGCACGGCAAAATAGAGAATGTGTCCGGGACGATTGAAACGTTACTCATATTCATCGCTGGTGCTTGGATTATTTATGAATCAGCGAGTAAATTACTGAGTCCGACTACTCTGCGCCTGCCGTACCTCGGCATCGCAGTCATGCTTTTCGGGGCGCTCGTCAACTTCCTTGTCGGACGAAAGATTGGCCGCGTCGGAGAAGAGACTAAGTCGGTAGCGATGAAGTCGAACGCACTTCACTTAATGACAGACGTGTACACATCTTTGGGTGTCGCAGCGAGCCTAATGCTCGTCAGTGTAACGGGAATGCACGTTTTAGATCCGCTCATCGCGATCGGCATCGCCTTGTTTATTATGAAAGAAGCGCTCGATTTAGGGAAGGAGTCGTTCTTGCCACTCGTCGATGTAAGCTTGACGGACAAGGAACACCGGCAGATCATCAGTATTCTTAAAAGATACGCCCATGAATACATCGAGTTCCACGACTTGCGCACGCGCCGCTCGGGTCCAGAAGAACATATCGACCTCCACCTCGTCGTCGCAGCAGACAAAACGGTCGCAGAAGCCCATTCCTTGTGCGACCGGGTGGAAGCCGATATTCGCAGTAGTTTTCCGCAGGCGCAAATTCTCATCCATATCGAACCGGAGTCGGAGCGGGGGCAAGCTGAACTACCGTTGCCGTAG
- a CDS encoding aminoglycoside 6-adenylyltransferase codes for MASKSHHEQFAQIIERFSAWADERVIASLRHCFAHYEAKDVRRALLKTMDLFRLVATETAEQLTYAYPQTADEQATRWVTTKLSQNNQT; via the coding sequence GTGGCAAGCAAAAGTCATCATGAACAGTTTGCACAAATCATCGAGCGATTTTCCGCGTGGGCAGATGAGCGAGTAATCGCCTCCTTGCGCCATTGTTTTGCCCATTACGAGGCAAAAGATGTACGTCGTGCACTGCTAAAAACGATGGATTTGTTTCGGTTGGTCGCGACGGAGACGGCAGAGCAGCTGACATATGCTTACCCGCAAACAGCCGATGAACAGGCGACACGGTGGGTGACAACGAAGTTATCACAAAATAACCAAACGTAA